In Streptomyces sp. NBC_00414, a single window of DNA contains:
- a CDS encoding MarR family winged helix-turn-helix transcriptional regulator, which yields MATQKTPSFDPLTLEVVDLIGTVVARYHEEYEDAAAEHALTGAQARLLSLLSLEPLPMRRLAQKLKCEPSNVTGIVDRLEARGLAERRPDPSDRRVKLAAVTEEGRAVARSLRLSLRFAREPLAGLSREERMALRGLLLRMLDGPTGVGDGPVAE from the coding sequence ATGGCCACACAGAAGACTCCCTCGTTCGACCCACTGACTCTTGAGGTCGTCGACCTCATCGGCACGGTCGTGGCCCGTTACCACGAGGAGTACGAGGACGCGGCGGCGGAGCACGCGCTGACGGGGGCGCAGGCGCGGCTGCTGAGCCTGCTCTCGCTGGAGCCGCTGCCGATGCGGCGGCTGGCCCAGAAGCTCAAGTGCGAGCCGTCGAACGTGACCGGGATCGTGGACCGGCTGGAGGCGCGGGGACTGGCGGAGCGGCGACCGGATCCGTCCGACCGGCGGGTGAAGCTGGCCGCGGTGACGGAGGAGGGGCGGGCTGTCGCCCGGAGCCTGCGGTTGTCCCTTCGGTTCGCCCGGGAGCCGTTGGCCGGGCTGTCGCGGGAGGAGCGGATGGCTTTGCGGGGCCTGCTGCTGCGCATGCTGGACGGGCCCACCGGGGTGGGGGACGGCCCCGTCGCCGAATGA
- a CDS encoding NADP-dependent oxidoreductase, which yields MTDTSELPTTNREWHLVSRPVGVPKPEDFALVEADLKQPGPDQIVVRNKHLSVDPYMRGRMSAAKSYVAPFELGKVMQGGAVGEVVASNAAGVSVGDHVLHHFGWREYAVFDAKQAVKVDAEAAPLTTYLGVLGMTGLTAYAGLLRTASFKEGDSVFVSGAAGAVGSQVGQIAKLKGASRVIGSAGSDEKVKLLVEEYGFDAAFNYKSGPVGEQLRKAAPDGVDVYFDNVGGDHLEAAIGSLNLHGRIAICGMISVYNNTEPAPGPKNLARLIATRGRIQGLLVGDHYDLQPQFVQEVGPWVASGELKYRETVVEGIENNLEAFLGVLRGDNTGKMIVTL from the coding sequence ATGACCGACACATCCGAGCTCCCCACCACGAACCGCGAATGGCACCTCGTGAGCCGCCCGGTCGGCGTGCCGAAGCCCGAGGACTTCGCCCTCGTCGAGGCCGACCTGAAGCAGCCCGGCCCGGACCAGATCGTCGTGCGCAACAAGCACCTCTCCGTGGACCCGTACATGCGCGGCCGTATGAGCGCCGCCAAGTCGTACGTCGCCCCCTTCGAACTGGGCAAGGTCATGCAGGGCGGCGCGGTCGGCGAGGTCGTCGCGTCGAACGCCGCGGGTGTCTCCGTCGGCGACCACGTCCTGCACCACTTCGGCTGGCGCGAGTACGCCGTCTTCGACGCCAAGCAGGCCGTCAAGGTGGACGCCGAGGCCGCGCCCCTGACCACGTACCTCGGTGTCCTCGGCATGACCGGCCTCACGGCGTACGCGGGCCTGCTGCGCACCGCCTCCTTCAAGGAGGGCGACTCCGTCTTCGTGTCCGGTGCGGCCGGCGCCGTCGGCAGCCAGGTCGGCCAGATCGCCAAGCTCAAGGGCGCCTCGCGGGTCATCGGCTCCGCCGGCTCCGACGAGAAGGTCAAGCTGCTCGTGGAGGAGTACGGCTTCGACGCCGCCTTCAACTACAAGAGCGGCCCCGTGGGCGAGCAGCTCAGAAAGGCCGCCCCGGACGGGGTCGACGTCTACTTCGACAACGTCGGCGGTGACCACCTGGAGGCGGCCATCGGCTCCCTCAACCTGCACGGCCGGATCGCCATCTGCGGAATGATCTCCGTCTACAACAACACGGAGCCCGCTCCCGGCCCGAAGAACCTCGCCCGCCTCATCGCCACCCGCGGCCGTATCCAGGGCCTGCTCGTCGGCGACCACTACGACCTGCAGCCGCAGTTCGTCCAGGAGGTCGGCCCCTGGGTCGCGTCCGGCGAGCTCAAGTACCGCGAGACGGTCGTCGAGGGCATCGAGAACAACCTGGAGGCGTTCCTCGGGGTTCTGCGCGGCGACAACACCGGGAAGATGATCGTCACGCTCTGA
- a CDS encoding organic hydroperoxide resistance protein encodes MSSSAIRPSDVLYTAVATAENGRDGRVATDDGVLDVVVNPPKEMGGSGSGTNPEQLFAAGYSACFQGALGVVARRENADISGSTVTAKVGIGKNDDGFGIIVEISADIPNVDPAVARALLEKAHEVCPYSKATRDNITVTLT; translated from the coding sequence ATGTCCAGCTCCGCAATCCGACCTTCCGATGTCCTGTACACCGCCGTGGCCACCGCGGAGAACGGCCGTGACGGCCGGGTCGCCACCGATGACGGCGTGCTCGATGTCGTCGTGAATCCGCCCAAGGAGATGGGTGGGAGCGGCTCCGGCACGAACCCGGAGCAGTTGTTCGCGGCGGGCTACAGTGCCTGCTTCCAGGGTGCGCTCGGTGTTGTCGCCCGCCGGGAGAACGCCGACATCTCCGGGTCGACCGTCACGGCGAAGGTCGGTATCGGCAAGAACGACGACGGGTTCGGGATCATCGTGGAGATCTCCGCGGACATCCCGAACGTCGACCCTGCGGTGGCGCGGGCGCTGCTGGAGAAGGCGCACGAGGTGTGCCCGTACTCCAAGGCGACGCGCGACAACATCACGGTCACCTTGACCTGA
- a CDS encoding serine hydrolase domain-containing protein yields the protein MAQEIHGTVAEGFEAVREEFASVVAAERPDYAGQLSAYVRGRRVVDLWTGADTDGDTLFGVFSSSKGAAHLVVALLVQDGTLDLDREVAHYWPEFAAEGKSAVTLRELLAHRAGLVGSDAGFTLDELADDRVVAERLAAQRPFWRPGTAFGYHALVIGALTGEVVRRVTGRTLQEVYEERIRAPHGLGFYLGLPESEEHRYLSVQPMTPTPPEQALLDATPRGPHTLASIAFNEHVPGAVPLVDFPNSRAVRASGQASAGGVASARGLAGMYAAAVGLGGRAALLKPDTVAEVGQIHSVGYDLVARAHKSYGLGFQATADMWHPFLGAGAFGHSGAGGSQGFADPRAGLAYGYTRRRIAFPGGAAPENQRLVLAVHSAARS from the coding sequence ATGGCACAGGAGATCCACGGCACCGTCGCCGAAGGCTTCGAGGCGGTGCGCGAGGAGTTCGCGTCCGTCGTCGCCGCCGAACGCCCGGACTACGCGGGCCAGTTGAGCGCGTACGTGCGGGGGCGGCGGGTCGTCGATCTGTGGACCGGCGCGGACACCGACGGCGACACGCTGTTCGGGGTCTTCTCGTCCTCGAAGGGGGCGGCCCACCTGGTGGTCGCCCTGCTCGTGCAGGACGGCACGCTGGACCTGGACCGCGAAGTGGCCCATTACTGGCCGGAGTTCGCGGCGGAGGGCAAGTCCGCGGTGACCCTGCGGGAGCTGCTGGCGCACCGGGCGGGGCTGGTCGGGTCGGACGCGGGCTTCACCCTCGACGAGCTGGCCGACGACCGGGTGGTCGCCGAACGGCTCGCCGCCCAGCGGCCGTTCTGGCGGCCGGGCACGGCCTTCGGCTACCACGCGCTGGTGATCGGCGCACTCACGGGCGAGGTCGTACGACGGGTCACCGGCCGTACGCTCCAGGAGGTGTACGAGGAGCGGATCCGCGCGCCGCACGGGCTGGGCTTCTATCTGGGGCTGCCCGAGTCGGAGGAGCACCGGTACCTGTCGGTGCAGCCGATGACGCCGACGCCGCCGGAGCAGGCGCTGCTGGACGCGACGCCCCGGGGGCCGCACACGCTGGCCTCGATCGCGTTCAACGAGCATGTGCCGGGGGCTGTGCCGCTGGTGGACTTCCCCAACTCGCGTGCGGTGCGGGCCTCGGGGCAGGCGTCCGCGGGTGGGGTCGCCTCCGCGCGCGGGCTCGCCGGGATGTACGCGGCGGCGGTCGGTCTCGGCGGGCGGGCCGCCCTGCTCAAGCCGGACACGGTCGCCGAGGTGGGGCAGATCCACTCCGTGGGGTACGACCTGGTCGCGCGGGCGCACAAGTCGTACGGGCTGGGGTTCCAGGCCACGGCCGACATGTGGCATCCGTTCCTGGGGGCGGGGGCCTTCGGGCACAGTGGGGCCGGTGGGTCGCAGGGGTTCGCGGATCCCCGGGCGGGGTTGGCGTACGGGTACACGCGGCGGCGGATCGCGTTCCCGGGCGGCGCGGCGCCGGAGAACCAGCGGTTGGTTCTCGCCGTTCACTCGGCGGCACGCTCTTGA
- a CDS encoding M14 family zinc carboxypeptidase: MRLPRPVLIATATATAAAALLLTPNGAVADPTPGPGPGPEAPVREGSGPYGGLSGGAAKAPESATDRALTAPVTELTPGSGSVRGYPREQVLTPDPEDPADKSVKLGLTPYHAISPKLNALQRIGDRVSVEVAGRSAGGHRLYLVTVTAPESAGQARAQERMRELIENAPVAAAKDPAVKRDYKTPVFFNNNIHGNEWEGTDASLKLIEKLATAKDGATADLLAHNRVYFNVTANPDGRIAGTRANANGFDLNRDFVTASQPEVRAMRQIAIDKQPALMVDLHGYVNGTLIEPTTPPHGENYEYDLFLKNTYANALGMEAAVNGLGYTPGADGVEPAQIPFRDQEEGWDDWPPIFTPQYMPFHGTVAAHTVEFPMAVNNEEYDELPVTELRRRSAINVAIAGAAMRASLDYARTHRGSLVADQIEVFRRSVTGAAQVPVSPETVPGVPGIGPEDVYTTDFPRAYVIPAGADAQRSAPAAARLVDHLLANDVQVRQATRDFRLGGKAYAKGSYVVDLRQPKRGMANVMLADGRDISDKVSVMYDISGWSLGRLWGATVDTVRTAKLAVPDRAVHAASKVGYVAPRGTLRLRLDDAREIAALNSLLADGVPVRRAADGSAIVPASARARAAALARTYDVAFDATKAAGGAPLRRVRVAAAVTPGELFALREMNFDVVPVSTAVLNAGFDWSRADVLFASSGLDPADLDATARTALDAFLARAGLVGRGATGAAVNAAAGLLAVEPVEGNPDANGVVRVVNSSGGGVTAGAPDHSFVYAPVWFTGLGAGVRVEQSYASGAPLVSGHWRALEDGSGGPAQAAGRASVVSGPHAVLFGTEPLFRDHPKGEFPQVARALLTVS, translated from the coding sequence GTGCGCCTACCGAGACCCGTCCTGATCGCCACGGCCACCGCCACCGCGGCGGCCGCGCTCCTGCTCACCCCGAACGGCGCCGTCGCCGACCCGACGCCCGGCCCCGGCCCCGGCCCCGAGGCTCCGGTCCGCGAGGGATCCGGTCCCTACGGCGGCCTCTCCGGCGGTGCCGCGAAGGCACCCGAGAGCGCCACCGATCGCGCCCTGACCGCCCCGGTCACCGAACTCACCCCCGGCTCGGGGTCCGTACGGGGCTATCCGCGCGAGCAGGTCCTCACCCCGGACCCGGAGGACCCTGCGGACAAGTCCGTCAAGCTGGGCCTCACCCCGTATCACGCCATCTCCCCGAAGCTGAACGCCCTGCAGCGGATCGGCGACCGAGTGAGCGTGGAGGTCGCGGGCCGGTCGGCCGGCGGCCATCGGCTCTATCTGGTCACCGTCACCGCGCCCGAGTCGGCCGGGCAGGCGCGCGCCCAGGAGCGTATGCGCGAGCTGATCGAGAACGCGCCCGTCGCCGCCGCCAAGGACCCCGCCGTCAAGCGTGACTACAAGACGCCGGTCTTCTTCAACAACAACATCCACGGCAACGAGTGGGAGGGCACGGACGCCTCCCTCAAGCTGATCGAGAAGCTCGCCACGGCGAAGGACGGGGCCACCGCCGACCTCCTCGCCCACAACCGCGTGTACTTCAACGTCACCGCGAACCCTGACGGCCGTATCGCCGGCACCCGCGCGAACGCCAACGGCTTCGACCTGAACCGCGACTTCGTGACCGCCTCGCAGCCCGAGGTACGGGCGATGCGGCAGATCGCGATCGACAAGCAGCCCGCGCTCATGGTCGACCTGCACGGTTACGTCAACGGCACGCTCATCGAGCCGACGACTCCCCCGCACGGTGAGAACTACGAGTACGACCTCTTCCTGAAGAACACCTACGCCAACGCGCTCGGCATGGAGGCCGCCGTCAACGGCCTCGGATACACCCCCGGGGCTGACGGCGTCGAGCCCGCGCAGATTCCCTTCCGCGACCAGGAGGAGGGCTGGGACGACTGGCCGCCGATCTTCACCCCGCAGTACATGCCGTTCCACGGCACGGTCGCCGCGCACACGGTCGAGTTCCCGATGGCGGTGAACAACGAGGAGTACGACGAACTGCCCGTCACCGAGCTGCGCCGCCGCTCGGCGATCAACGTGGCCATCGCGGGCGCGGCGATGCGCGCCAGCCTCGACTACGCCCGCACGCACCGCGGTTCGCTCGTCGCCGACCAGATCGAGGTCTTCCGCCGGAGCGTGACGGGCGCCGCGCAGGTCCCCGTCTCGCCGGAGACCGTGCCGGGCGTCCCCGGCATCGGCCCGGAGGACGTCTACACGACGGACTTCCCCCGCGCGTACGTGATTCCGGCGGGCGCCGACGCCCAGCGCTCGGCCCCGGCCGCGGCCCGGCTCGTCGACCACCTGCTCGCCAACGACGTTCAGGTCCGGCAGGCCACAAGGGACTTCAGGCTCGGCGGGAAGGCGTACGCGAAGGGTTCGTACGTCGTCGACCTGCGGCAGCCGAAGCGCGGCATGGCCAATGTGATGCTGGCGGACGGCCGGGACATCAGCGACAAGGTGTCGGTGATGTACGACATCTCCGGCTGGAGCCTCGGCCGGCTGTGGGGGGCGACCGTCGACACCGTACGGACCGCGAAGCTCGCCGTGCCGGACCGCGCGGTGCACGCCGCCTCGAAGGTCGGGTACGTGGCACCGCGCGGCACACTGCGGCTGCGTCTCGACGACGCCCGCGAGATCGCCGCCCTCAACTCCCTGCTGGCGGACGGTGTTCCGGTACGCCGGGCGGCCGACGGCAGTGCGATCGTGCCCGCGTCGGCCCGCGCGAGGGCCGCGGCGCTCGCGAGGACGTACGACGTGGCCTTCGACGCGACGAAGGCCGCCGGGGGCGCTCCGCTGCGGCGGGTCCGGGTCGCCGCGGCGGTCACGCCGGGAGAGCTGTTCGCCCTGCGGGAGATGAACTTCGACGTCGTCCCGGTGTCCACGGCGGTCCTCAACGCGGGCTTCGACTGGTCGCGGGCGGACGTCCTGTTCGCGTCCTCGGGACTGGACCCCGCCGACCTCGACGCGACCGCACGCACCGCCCTGGACGCCTTCCTGGCCCGCGCCGGGCTTGTGGGCCGCGGGGCCACCGGGGCGGCCGTCAACGCCGCCGCGGGGCTCCTCGCGGTCGAGCCGGTGGAGGGCAACCCGGACGCCAACGGCGTGGTCCGCGTGGTCAACTCGTCCGGCGGCGGGGTGACCGCGGGCGCGCCCGACCACAGTTTCGTCTACGCGCCGGTGTGGTTCACGGGACTCGGCGCCGGGGTGCGCGTGGAGCAGTCGTACGCGAGCGGCGCTCCGCTCGTCTCGGGCCACTGGCGTGCGCTGGAGGACGGCAGCGGCGGCCCCGCGCAGGCCGCGGGACGGGCTTCGGTGGTCAGCGGACCGCATGCCGTGCTGTTCGGCACGGAGCCGCTCTTCCGCGATCATCCGAAGGGTGAATTCCCCCAGGTGGCACGGGCCTTGCTGACCGTGTCCTGA
- a CDS encoding EI24 domain-containing protein has product MRDLGVGFRYLLRGQRWVTRHGKQFGFGLIPGLITLVLYAAALIALALWGTDFVTWATPFADDWSSPWPGLFRGFLTAVLFALALLLSVLTFTAATLVIGQPFYESLSEKVDRDVSPDGTAPESGLPLWRELLISTRDSLRIVARAVVWGVLLFALGFVPFVGQTVVPVIGFFVTGFFLTEELTAVALQRRGVVVRDRLTMLRSRRMLVWGFGTPLAIAFLVPFVAVFLMPGAVAGATLMARDLLGEETRGENPDAENPDEHPAG; this is encoded by the coding sequence ATGCGTGATCTTGGGGTGGGGTTCCGGTACTTGCTGCGCGGCCAGCGCTGGGTGACCAGGCACGGAAAACAGTTCGGCTTCGGACTGATCCCGGGCCTCATCACCCTCGTGCTGTACGCCGCAGCCCTGATCGCCCTGGCCCTGTGGGGCACGGACTTCGTCACCTGGGCCACCCCCTTCGCCGACGACTGGTCGTCCCCCTGGCCCGGCCTCTTCCGCGGCTTCCTGACGGCGGTCCTCTTCGCCCTCGCCCTGCTCCTCTCCGTGCTCACCTTCACCGCCGCCACCCTCGTCATCGGCCAGCCCTTCTACGAGAGCCTCTCCGAGAAGGTGGACCGGGACGTCTCCCCGGACGGCACGGCCCCCGAGTCGGGCCTCCCGCTCTGGCGCGAACTGCTGATCTCGACCCGGGACAGCCTCCGGATCGTGGCCCGGGCCGTGGTGTGGGGCGTACTGCTCTTCGCGCTCGGGTTCGTCCCGTTCGTCGGCCAGACCGTCGTCCCGGTGATCGGCTTCTTCGTCACCGGCTTCTTCCTCACCGAGGAGCTGACGGCGGTCGCCCTGCAACGCCGCGGCGTGGTGGTCCGCGACCGCCTCACCATGCTCCGCTCCCGAAGGATGCTCGTCTGGGGCTTCGGCACCCCGCTGGCCATCGCCTTCCTCGTCCCCTTCGTCGCCGTCTTCCTGATGCCCGGCGCGGTCGCGGGCGCCACACTGATGGCCCGCGACCTGCTGGGCGAGGAGACCCGCGGCGAGAACCCGGACGCCGAGAACCCGGACGAGCACCCCGCGGGCTAG
- a CDS encoding pyroglutamyl peptidase, with protein MTHIRVRIGALGLALLAGLAAPPALAAENPAAAPTVEEQRLAKAAPQEILARSGFDTVATEFTRALGKARSYAQAERVVERQGARLWQRAVDRAQGRGPAGGDLSRDDDRPLYWARLGMTREVRQWQPEFGLTEARRAKLLAALERTSRGQDTIRYPHAKSKSTSKSGSTKVKRILLTGFDPFTLDRDVRISNPSGATALALDGTVIRTADGPARIETAVFPVRWQDFADLTVERTLRPHLPHVDLFTTVSQGRVGRFDIERTNGAWRGGFPDNENLSRTETVPVTDPASQPQWTTTTLPYKDIVAADTGRFPVYDNTSVTEIPAGGTDPVVRPEGPTAGSTARAGGGGNYLSNEIAYRATLLRDRLGLGGSLPGGHVHTPVLEFGAGNTDPASGAVTDAQFVQNRLDIIAQVRSILTVAADGATD; from the coding sequence TTGACGCACATACGTGTTCGGATCGGCGCCCTCGGCCTGGCTCTGCTGGCCGGACTCGCCGCACCGCCCGCCCTCGCCGCGGAGAACCCCGCTGCGGCGCCCACCGTGGAGGAACAGCGCCTCGCCAAGGCGGCGCCCCAGGAGATCCTGGCCCGCTCCGGATTCGACACGGTGGCAACGGAGTTCACCCGGGCCCTGGGCAAGGCCCGCTCGTACGCGCAGGCCGAGCGGGTGGTCGAACGGCAGGGCGCCCGGCTGTGGCAGCGGGCGGTGGACCGGGCCCAGGGCCGCGGCCCCGCGGGCGGCGACCTCAGCAGGGACGACGACCGGCCGCTGTACTGGGCCCGGCTCGGCATGACCCGCGAAGTACGCCAGTGGCAGCCGGAGTTCGGCCTCACCGAGGCCCGGCGCGCGAAGCTGCTCGCCGCGCTGGAGCGGACCTCGCGCGGCCAGGACACCATCCGCTATCCGCACGCCAAGTCGAAGTCCACGTCCAAGTCCGGTTCCACGAAGGTCAAGCGGATCCTGTTGACCGGCTTCGACCCGTTCACGCTGGACCGGGACGTGCGGATCTCCAACCCGTCGGGGGCGACCGCGCTCGCTCTGGACGGCACGGTGATCAGGACGGCGGACGGTCCGGCGCGCATCGAGACGGCCGTCTTCCCGGTCCGCTGGCAGGACTTCGCCGACCTGACCGTGGAACGGACGCTGCGTCCGCATCTCCCGCACGTCGACCTGTTCACGACGGTCAGCCAGGGTCGGGTGGGCCGCTTCGACATCGAGCGCACCAACGGGGCCTGGCGGGGCGGCTTCCCGGACAACGAGAACCTCTCACGCACCGAGACGGTCCCGGTCACCGACCCGGCCTCGCAGCCGCAGTGGACGACGACCACCCTCCCGTACAAGGACATCGTCGCCGCGGACACGGGGCGTTTCCCCGTGTACGACAACACGTCGGTGACCGAGATCCCGGCGGGCGGGACGGATCCCGTCGTGCGCCCCGAGGGGCCGACCGCCGGCTCGACGGCCCGGGCGGGCGGGGGCGGCAACTACCTCTCCAACGAGATCGCCTACCGCGCGACGCTTCTGCGGGACCGGCTCGGTCTGGGCGGCTCGCTCCCCGGCGGGCATGTCCACACGCCGGTACTGGAGTTCGGGGCGGGCAACACGGATCCGGCGAGCGGGGCGGTCACCGACGCCCAGTTCGTGCAGAACCGGCTGGACATCATCGCCCAGGTGCGGTCGATCCTGACGGTGGCGGCGGACGGAGCGACGGACTAG
- a CDS encoding TetR/AcrR family transcriptional regulator, whose translation MTSGAPRSARGTERRAEILRAALEVIAERGYRGASLAAVAERVALTPQGLLHHFPTKEALLVAVLAERDQWDAVPGTGWRLELLGQLVEYNAMRPGIVQTFSALLGESVTEGHPAREFFTERYEAVRANMARMLRTEYGERLPSGLTPERAAPLLVAVMDGLQYQWLLAPESVDMPAAFRDFLTLLGEG comes from the coding sequence ATGACGAGCGGGGCGCCCAGATCGGCCAGGGGCACGGAGCGGCGCGCGGAGATCCTCCGGGCGGCGCTGGAGGTGATCGCCGAGCGCGGCTACCGGGGCGCGAGCCTGGCGGCGGTCGCCGAGCGGGTCGCCCTCACCCCGCAGGGGCTGCTGCACCACTTCCCCACCAAGGAGGCGCTGCTCGTCGCCGTCCTTGCGGAGCGCGACCAGTGGGACGCGGTCCCCGGCACGGGGTGGCGGCTCGAACTGCTGGGCCAGCTGGTCGAGTACAACGCCATGCGGCCCGGAATCGTACAGACCTTCTCGGCGCTGCTCGGCGAGAGCGTCACGGAGGGGCATCCGGCGCGCGAGTTCTTCACCGAACGGTACGAGGCCGTACGCGCGAACATGGCCAGGATGCTGCGGACCGAGTACGGGGAGCGGCTGCCGAGCGGGCTCACTCCGGAGCGGGCCGCGCCCCTGCTCGTCGCGGTGATGGACGGGCTGCAGTACCAGTGGCTGCTCGCGCCGGAGTCGGTGGACATGCCGGCGGCGTTCCGGGACTTCCTCACGCTGCTGGGCGAGGGCTGA
- a CDS encoding glycoside hydrolase family 3 protein — protein sequence MAGTRPTPADQAREAVVEAALARLDLDTKARLLAGQDMWSLPELPEIGLKSLVMSDGPIGVRGVRWTADDPSIALPSPTALAATWDPALARRAGRLLAQEARRKGVHVLLAPTVNLHRSPLGGRHFEAYSEDPYLTGRIGTGYVRGVQEGGVGTTVKHFVANDAETDRFTVNNVVSRRALRELYLAPFEAIVENAHPWGIMTAYNSVNGTTMSEHRYLVEEILRGEWGFDGFNVSDWMAARSTVGAIEGGLDVAMPGPTTVYGPALAAAVRAGETDEAKVDGAVRNVLRLAARVGILEGAAPVVTEVPPTVDGESLAREIARRSFVLVRNEGALPLPAGHSVALLGAAARDARVLGGGSATVFPAHVVSPLDGLTAALPEGALTYAVGADPSQELAAADKGFELRAVCRDTECTVLGTRSAPSGHIQWMGNDLPDGVTHDSLHSVELTGTFTPRESGPHTFGIKGLGAFTLTIDGAEHFDGVQSTDLDDPFVTFFGDPVKHATVDLTAGSSYEISLRHIVVVPADAPMRVISFTLAHQEPARDPDELIAEAVAAARAADSAIVVVATTERVESEGFDRKDLRLPGRQDELVHAVAAANPNTVVVVNSGSPVELPWRDEVAAVLLGWFPGQEGGAALADVLTGAHEPGGRLPTTWGPLESAPVTGVTPTEGELPYTEDVFIGYRAWEKEGRTPTYPFGHGLGYTDWTYDEIDVTGTTVTVRLTNSGTRTGRETVQLYLTPSDPTPDRPTRWLAGFATVEAAPGESVHTSIDLPVRAFEIWDEESNTWTPVKGTYEIEASHSLTDTRLRAPISF from the coding sequence ATGGCAGGAACGCGGCCCACCCCGGCCGATCAGGCGCGCGAGGCGGTGGTCGAGGCGGCTCTCGCGCGCCTCGACCTGGACACGAAGGCGCGGCTGCTCGCCGGCCAGGACATGTGGTCCCTGCCCGAGCTGCCCGAGATCGGGCTGAAGTCACTGGTCATGTCCGACGGCCCGATCGGCGTCCGGGGCGTGCGCTGGACCGCCGACGACCCGTCCATCGCCCTGCCGTCCCCGACCGCGCTCGCCGCCACCTGGGACCCCGCCCTGGCCCGCCGCGCGGGCCGCCTCCTCGCCCAGGAGGCCCGCCGCAAGGGCGTCCACGTGCTGCTCGCCCCCACGGTCAACCTGCACCGCTCCCCGCTCGGCGGCCGGCACTTCGAGGCGTACAGCGAGGACCCGTACCTCACCGGACGGATCGGCACCGGGTACGTGAGGGGCGTACAGGAGGGCGGGGTCGGGACCACCGTCAAGCACTTCGTCGCCAACGACGCCGAGACCGACCGCTTCACCGTGAACAACGTGGTCTCGCGGCGCGCCCTGCGCGAGCTGTACCTGGCCCCCTTCGAGGCCATCGTCGAGAACGCCCACCCCTGGGGCATCATGACCGCCTACAACTCGGTCAACGGCACCACGATGAGCGAGCACCGGTACCTGGTCGAGGAGATCCTGCGCGGAGAATGGGGCTTCGACGGCTTCAACGTCTCCGACTGGATGGCCGCCCGCTCGACCGTCGGCGCCATCGAGGGCGGCCTGGACGTCGCGATGCCCGGCCCGACCACCGTGTACGGGCCCGCGCTCGCCGCCGCCGTCCGGGCCGGCGAGACCGACGAGGCCAAGGTCGACGGGGCCGTGCGCAACGTCCTGCGCCTCGCCGCCCGCGTCGGCATCCTGGAGGGCGCCGCACCGGTCGTCACCGAGGTTCCCCCGACGGTCGACGGCGAGTCCCTGGCCCGCGAGATCGCCCGCCGCTCCTTCGTCCTCGTACGCAACGAAGGCGCACTCCCGCTCCCCGCCGGGCACTCGGTCGCGCTCCTCGGCGCCGCCGCCCGTGACGCCCGCGTTCTCGGCGGCGGCTCCGCCACCGTCTTCCCGGCCCACGTCGTCTCCCCGCTCGACGGCCTCACCGCCGCACTGCCCGAGGGCGCGCTGACGTACGCGGTCGGCGCCGACCCGAGCCAGGAACTGGCCGCCGCCGACAAGGGGTTCGAGCTGCGCGCGGTCTGCCGCGACACCGAGTGCACCGTGCTGGGCACGCGCTCCGCGCCGAGCGGCCACATCCAGTGGATGGGCAACGACCTGCCCGACGGCGTCACCCACGACAGCCTCCACAGCGTCGAACTGACCGGCACCTTCACCCCGCGCGAGAGCGGCCCGCACACGTTCGGCATCAAGGGGCTGGGCGCCTTCACGCTCACGATCGACGGCGCCGAGCACTTCGACGGGGTCCAGAGCACCGACCTGGACGACCCGTTCGTGACGTTCTTCGGCGACCCCGTGAAGCACGCGACGGTGGACCTGACGGCCGGCAGCTCCTACGAGATCTCCCTGCGCCACATCGTCGTCGTCCCCGCAGACGCGCCCATGCGGGTCATCAGCTTCACGCTCGCCCACCAGGAGCCCGCCCGCGACCCCGACGAACTGATCGCCGAGGCCGTCGCCGCGGCCCGCGCCGCCGACTCGGCGATCGTCGTGGTCGCCACGACCGAACGCGTGGAGTCCGAGGGCTTCGACCGCAAGGACCTCCGACTCCCGGGCCGTCAGGACGAGTTGGTGCACGCGGTCGCCGCCGCCAACCCGAACACCGTGGTGGTCGTCAACTCCGGATCCCCGGTGGAACTGCCGTGGCGCGACGAGGTCGCCGCCGTGCTGCTCGGCTGGTTCCCGGGCCAGGAGGGCGGCGCGGCCCTCGCCGACGTCCTCACCGGCGCCCACGAGCCCGGCGGCCGGCTCCCCACCACCTGGGGCCCGTTGGAGTCCGCCCCCGTCACCGGGGTCACCCCCACCGAAGGTGAACTCCCTTACACGGAGGACGTGTTCATCGGCTACCGGGCCTGGGAGAAGGAGGGCCGCACCCCGACGTACCCCTTCGGTCACGGCCTCGGCTACACCGACTGGACATACGACGAGATCGACGTGACGGGCACGACGGTCACGGTCCGGCTCACCAACTCCGGCACCCGCACGGGCCGCGAGACCGTCCAGCTCTACCTGACCCCGTCGGACCCCACCCCCGACCGTCCGACCCGCTGGCTGGCGGGCTTCGCGACGGTCGAGGCCGCCCCAGGAGAGTCGGTACACACGTCCATCGACCTCCCGGTCCGAGCCTTCGAGATCTGGGACGAAGAGTCCAACACCTGGACCCCGGTGAAGGGCACCTACGAGATCGAGGCGTCCCACAGCCTCACGGACACCCGACTGAGGGCGCCCATTAGCTTTTAG